Part of the Rhodospirillaceae bacterium genome is shown below.
GCCCCACCAATAGCAACAATTATAGCTACCTTCATCTACTCACCACTACAAACACGACATTCATCTCTTGCGGTCCAAAAAAGAGCAAAAATATATTGGCAAAGCACTTAATGTGTCTAAAAATTGCTATCGGAACACCAAACTTACCACGAAGATAACTCAAGAACTCGAAGAATCTCTTAAAGCCTCCCACTGTCGCAGTCTTTCTCCTATCTCACGTTCATAACCGTGAATGTTCGGACGATAAAATTGCTTCCTTTGCATCCCAGTGGGAAAATAGCTCTGCCCAGAAAACGCTGATTCCGTGTTATGGTCATAAATGTAACCACGCGAGTAGCCTTGGTCTCGCATTAATTGCGTCGGAGCATTCAAAATATGTTTTGGTGGGCGGAGAGAGCCACTATCCCTAGCAACCGTTTGCGCCTCACCAAAAGATACGTACACAGAATTTGACTTAGGCGCAGTGGCCAAAAAAATAACACCCTGAGCCAAGGCTAACTCCCCTTCCGGAGAGCCAATAAATTCATACGCTTGTTTCGCCGCCAACGCCTGCAACAGGGCGTTTGGATCAGCGAGGCCAATATCCTCAGTAGCAAACCGAACTAATCTGCGAGCAATATATATCGGATCTTCGCCACCTTGCAGCATCCGAGCCAACCAATACAACGCCGCATCCACGTCAGAACCCCGCAAGCTCTTGTGAAGAGCACTGATCAACCCATAATGCTCCTCCTGCGCTTTATCATAGAGCGGGGCTCTCTGAGAGAAAAGTGTTGCTATCTGCTCTCTATCAAAAATAGAACCATCGGCGCAATCAAAAACAATCTCTGCTAAATTGAGCAGAAACCGCCCATCCCCATCGGCCATAGCCTTCAAAGTATTACGGGCATCCACAGTAACAGGAAGCGCAGAACCCAAAGTTTGTTCACAAGAATCCAGTAATGCCTCTAGAGCATCACTATCCAGAGGATGAAGAACCAGAACTTGGCACCGAGACAAAAGAGCAGGTATAAGTTCAAATGATGGATTTTGGGTAGTTGCTCCAATCAGCGTAATTGTTCCATCCTCAATATATGGGAGAAAGGCATCCTGCTGCGCTCTATTAAACCTATGAATTTCGTCAACAAACATCAACGTCTTCAATCCATCTCTTTGTCGCACCTTTGCATTCTCAAAAACCTTTCGGAGCTCCGCAACCCCAGAAAACACTGCTGATGTCGCACAGAATTCATAATTGGTGTGTCGAGCTAGTAAACGGGCCAAACTGGTCTTTCCACATCCAGGCGGCCCCCATAACACCATGGAGACTAGCTTCCCAGAAGCCAGCATCCGACTAATTGGGCCTTCAACCCCCAGCAAATGATCCTGCCCTACCACCCGGTTGATGGCCGCAGGTCGCATTTTGTCCGCAAGAGGACGGTCCAGTCCATCACCTGAGTCTAAGTTAAAAAGATCCTCTGTCACAATCTAACTACTACGCTCATTAACTTACCACCTCGATCTATCTTAATTTCCCACTCTACAGGCTCTTGGTTCAATATTTTTAATAGTTGCTTGGTGGAAGTTATTTTCTCCCCTGCAAGCTCCAAAACAATATCTCCCACCCGAAGTCCAAGGCGAGCTGCATACCCAGATTCAACTCGCAGCACTACTACTCCAATTCGCGTCCACTCTAGCCCAAGTTCTTGCGCAAATCCTGGCGAAAGATTGCCAACAGTTGCCCCTGATAAAGGATTAGAGCCCTCCAGTACCATGACGTCTCGCGGTGGATCCTCCGGCGGCATAACTACCTGCATTGTTGTTTCGAAAATTTTCCCCTCCCTAAAAAATATGATCGGAATGTTGACACCTAAAGCGCTGGTAACCATCCGATAACGTAGACCT
Proteins encoded:
- a CDS encoding AAA family ATPase — its product is MRPAAINRVVGQDHLLGVEGPISRMLASGKLVSMVLWGPPGCGKTSLARLLARHTNYEFCATSAVFSGVAELRKVFENAKVRQRDGLKTLMFVDEIHRFNRAQQDAFLPYIEDGTITLIGATTQNPSFELIPALLSRCQVLVLHPLDSDALEALLDSCEQTLGSALPVTVDARNTLKAMADGDGRFLLNLAEIVFDCADGSIFDREQIATLFSQRAPLYDKAQEEHYGLISALHKSLRGSDVDAALYWLARMLQGGEDPIYIARRLVRFATEDIGLADPNALLQALAAKQAYEFIGSPEGELALAQGVIFLATAPKSNSVYVSFGEAQTVARDSGSLRPPKHILNAPTQLMRDQGYSRGYIYDHNTESAFSGQSYFPTGMQRKQFYRPNIHGYEREIGERLRQWEALRDSSSS